A stretch of Nonomuraea africana DNA encodes these proteins:
- a CDS encoding SDR family NAD(P)-dependent oxidoreductase, translated as MPHVSDYLRELFSLSGRKALVTGGSSGIGYAIAEALGRAGADVVIAARREKELRRAADRLHSHGVRASWISADLGERAGVERVIAEAGDIDILVNDAANNIRKPMAELTDDDYEQTIAVNLTAPYLLGQHYCPLMAARGWGRVINIGSQQTVSAFGDSGVYGAAKAAIAGLTRSQAEAWSRHGVLVNTIIPGFVLTPLTEPAQSIPGRVEELAARHMVRRNGVPADFRGAAVFLAGDASAFVTGQMLFVDGGFSVH; from the coding sequence TTGCCGCACGTGTCTGACTACCTCCGCGAACTCTTCTCCCTCAGCGGCCGCAAAGCCCTGGTCACCGGCGGCAGCTCCGGCATCGGCTACGCCATCGCCGAGGCCCTCGGCCGGGCCGGAGCCGACGTGGTCATCGCCGCCCGCAGGGAGAAGGAACTCAGGCGAGCCGCCGACCGCCTGCACTCCCACGGCGTACGGGCCTCGTGGATCAGCGCCGACCTCGGCGAGCGCGCCGGCGTCGAGCGGGTCATCGCCGAGGCGGGCGACATCGACATCCTCGTCAACGACGCGGCCAACAACATCCGCAAGCCCATGGCCGAGCTCACCGACGACGACTACGAGCAGACGATCGCCGTCAACCTGACCGCCCCCTACCTGCTCGGCCAGCACTACTGCCCCCTCATGGCGGCCAGGGGCTGGGGCAGGGTCATCAACATCGGCTCCCAGCAGACCGTCAGCGCCTTCGGCGACAGCGGCGTGTACGGCGCCGCCAAGGCCGCCATCGCCGGGCTCACCCGCTCACAGGCCGAGGCCTGGTCCCGCCACGGCGTGCTGGTCAACACGATCATTCCGGGCTTCGTGCTCACCCCGCTGACCGAGCCCGCGCAGTCCATCCCCGGACGCGTGGAGGAGCTTGCCGCCCGCCACATGGTCCGGCGCAACGGGGTGCCGGCCGACTTCCGCGGCGCGGCGGTCTTCCTGGCCGGCGACGCCTCCGCCTTCGTCACCGGCCAGATGCTCTTCGTCGACGGCGGTTTCTCGGTGCACTGA
- a CDS encoding SRPBCC family protein → MPHEFELHHELSVEATPEQVWDAIATGPGIDSWFMGRNQVEDGFIRTVFADYTPENTVTAWEPGKHLAATSETAADGRFVAYEFLIEGRASSSTVVRVVTSGFLPGDDWETEFEAMNAGLALFYATLAEYLTHFAGRTAVPVTAFGPGDFASLRATLGQPQTGDTLTLTPPGQEPTEGVVYFTNSQTIGIRTGDAMYRFVDGFGGGTVAQHHLFTPGADPDEADRAWTTWLAGLSS, encoded by the coding sequence ATGCCGCACGAGTTCGAGCTCCACCACGAGCTCTCCGTCGAGGCGACCCCCGAACAGGTCTGGGACGCCATCGCCACCGGACCCGGCATCGACTCCTGGTTCATGGGCCGCAACCAGGTCGAGGACGGATTCATCCGCACCGTCTTCGCCGACTACACCCCCGAGAACACCGTCACCGCCTGGGAGCCGGGCAAACACCTCGCCGCCACCAGCGAGACCGCCGCCGACGGCCGCTTCGTCGCCTACGAGTTCCTCATCGAGGGCCGCGCCTCGAGCAGCACCGTCGTCCGCGTCGTCACCAGCGGCTTCCTGCCGGGCGACGACTGGGAGACCGAGTTCGAGGCCATGAACGCCGGACTGGCCCTGTTCTACGCCACCCTCGCCGAATACCTCACGCACTTCGCCGGCCGTACGGCGGTGCCCGTCACCGCCTTCGGACCGGGCGACTTCGCGAGCCTGCGCGCCACGCTCGGACAGCCGCAGACCGGCGACACCCTCACCCTCACCCCGCCGGGACAGGAGCCCACCGAAGGCGTCGTCTACTTCACCAACTCCCAGACCATCGGCATCCGCACCGGCGACGCGATGTACCGCTTCGTCGACGGGTTCGGCGGCGGCACCGTCGCCCAGCACCACCTGTTCACCCCGGGCGCCGACCCCGACGAGGCCGACCGCGCCTGGACCACCTGGCTCGCCGGCCTCTCCTCCTGA
- a CDS encoding ArsR/SmtB family transcription factor: MFDVTVIEDPAAAEASLDPIRARLLAELSQPGSATMLAAKVGLPRQKINYHLKTLERHGLVELVEERRKGNVTERVMRATASSYVISPRAMAGVEPDPGRAPDRLSARWLLAIAARLVSDVGTLITGAAKARKRVATFALDGQVRFATAADRAAFAEELATAVTTLVSKYHDEHAEGGRTHRVILAVHPSVNHDTQET, encoded by the coding sequence ATGTTCGACGTGACGGTGATCGAGGACCCGGCAGCCGCCGAGGCGTCGCTGGACCCGATCAGAGCGCGGCTCCTGGCCGAGCTCTCCCAGCCCGGCTCGGCCACCATGCTGGCCGCCAAGGTCGGCCTCCCCCGGCAGAAAATCAACTACCACCTCAAGACCCTCGAACGGCACGGCCTGGTCGAACTCGTCGAGGAACGCAGGAAAGGCAACGTCACCGAGCGCGTCATGCGCGCCACCGCCTCCTCCTACGTCATCTCGCCCCGCGCCATGGCAGGCGTCGAACCCGACCCCGGCCGCGCACCCGACCGCCTGTCGGCCCGCTGGCTCCTGGCCATCGCCGCCAGACTCGTCAGCGACGTCGGCACCCTCATCACCGGCGCGGCCAAAGCCCGCAAACGCGTCGCCACCTTCGCCCTCGACGGCCAGGTCCGCTTCGCCACCGCCGCCGACCGCGCCGCCTTCGCCGAGGAACTGGCCACCGCCGTCACCACCCTCGTCAGCAAGTACCACGACGAGCACGCCGAAGGCGGCCGCACCCACCGCGTCATCCTCGCCGTCCACCCCAGCGTCAACCACGACACCCAGGAGACATGA
- a CDS encoding DUF1801 domain-containing protein, translating into MVETEAAGHGPDVEEWLDSLDGRARGQVEELSAMVGRADHRLEQSIKWGRLTFTVEGNWHHWLCGIAVTKKGVKLVFHKGALLADQGRILAGSGRYLREMPAETAVRQAGAVAELVREAIAHQTDLPE; encoded by the coding sequence ATGGTCGAGACCGAGGCAGCCGGTCATGGACCGGACGTGGAGGAGTGGCTGGACAGCCTGGACGGGCGGGCCCGTGGTCAGGTGGAGGAGCTCTCCGCGATGGTCGGGCGGGCCGACCACCGGCTGGAGCAGTCGATCAAGTGGGGGCGGCTGACGTTCACCGTCGAGGGGAACTGGCACCACTGGTTGTGCGGCATCGCGGTGACGAAGAAGGGCGTGAAGCTGGTCTTCCACAAGGGGGCGCTGCTGGCGGACCAGGGGCGGATCCTGGCCGGCTCGGGGCGCTACCTGCGGGAGATGCCGGCCGAGACCGCCGTACGGCAGGCCGGGGCGGTCGCCGAGCTCGTGCGCGAGGCGATCGCCCACCAGACCGACCTGCCGGAGTGA
- a CDS encoding RNA polymerase sigma factor, with translation MPDIEGIFREEYGRAVAVLVRAFGDIDLAEDAVQDAFTEAMRRWPAAGAPPSPAGWIITTARNRAIDRLRRESSRDDRHAQAALIAATDEPAQVEGPVRDDRLRLIFTCCHPSLSTAAQVALTLRLLGGLSTAEIARAFLVPEPTMAQRLVRAKGKIRDARIPYRIPREADLPDRLRAVLSVLYLVFNEGYTASAGDRLVREDLCAEAIRLGRLLAELMPDEPEVWGLLALMLLLQSRRAARTTPDGALVPLAEQDRALWDHDLIAEGQEIVRRCLRRDQAGPYQIQAAINAVHSDGPVTDWRQIVALYDQLLLFSPTPIVALNRAVAVAETDGPAVALDLVDDLDLGGFHLFHAIRADLLRRLGRDAEAAQAYATAIDLSANAAERAFLQTRADTLSP, from the coding sequence ATGCCAGACATCGAGGGCATCTTCCGCGAGGAGTACGGCCGCGCCGTCGCCGTCCTGGTCCGCGCCTTCGGCGACATCGACCTGGCCGAGGACGCCGTCCAGGACGCCTTCACCGAGGCCATGCGGCGCTGGCCCGCCGCGGGAGCGCCGCCGAGCCCCGCGGGCTGGATCATCACCACTGCCCGCAACAGGGCCATCGACCGGCTGCGCCGCGAGTCCTCGCGCGACGACCGCCACGCCCAGGCCGCCCTCATCGCGGCCACCGACGAACCGGCGCAGGTGGAGGGACCCGTGCGCGACGACCGGCTGCGCCTGATCTTCACCTGCTGCCACCCCTCGCTGTCCACCGCCGCCCAGGTCGCGCTGACCCTGCGGCTGCTGGGCGGCCTGAGCACCGCCGAGATCGCCAGAGCCTTCCTGGTCCCCGAGCCGACGATGGCCCAGCGCCTGGTCCGCGCCAAAGGCAAGATCCGCGACGCGCGCATCCCCTACCGCATCCCGCGCGAGGCCGACCTGCCCGACCGGCTGCGCGCGGTGCTGTCGGTCCTCTACCTCGTCTTCAACGAGGGTTACACCGCGAGCGCCGGCGACCGGCTGGTGCGCGAGGACCTGTGCGCCGAGGCCATCCGCCTGGGCCGCCTGCTGGCCGAGCTCATGCCCGACGAGCCGGAGGTGTGGGGCCTGCTCGCGCTGATGCTCCTGCTTCAGTCGCGCAGGGCCGCCCGCACCACTCCCGACGGCGCGCTGGTGCCGCTGGCCGAGCAGGACAGGGCGCTGTGGGATCACGACCTGATCGCCGAAGGCCAGGAGATCGTACGGCGGTGCCTGCGCCGCGACCAGGCCGGGCCGTACCAGATCCAGGCCGCGATCAACGCCGTGCACAGCGACGGCCCCGTCACCGACTGGCGTCAGATCGTCGCGCTCTACGACCAGCTGCTGCTGTTCAGCCCCACCCCGATCGTGGCGCTCAACAGGGCGGTCGCCGTGGCCGAGACGGACGGCCCGGCCGTCGCGCTGGACCTCGTCGACGACCTCGATCTCGGCGGCTTCCACCTCTTCCACGCCATCCGCGCCGACCTGCTGCGCCGCCTGGGCCGCGACGCCGAGGCGGCCCAGGCCTACGCGACGGCGATCGACCTGAGCGCGAACGCCGCCGAGCGCGCCTTCCTCCAGACCCGGGCCGACACCCTCAGCCCGTAG
- a CDS encoding YciI family protein: MKKYLLSIYQPDGDPPPPEVLGPIMRDVEAWESEAKAAGAWVFTGRLHPVGTATVLRPDDGGVLMTDGPFAEGKEHIGGFVVIQADDLDAALDWARKATLATTLPIEVRPLHD, encoded by the coding sequence ATGAAGAAGTACCTGCTCAGCATCTACCAGCCGGACGGCGACCCGCCCCCTCCCGAGGTGCTCGGCCCGATCATGCGCGACGTCGAGGCCTGGGAGAGCGAGGCGAAGGCGGCGGGCGCGTGGGTCTTCACCGGACGCCTGCACCCGGTGGGCACCGCGACCGTCCTGCGGCCCGACGACGGCGGGGTGCTGATGACCGACGGCCCGTTCGCCGAGGGCAAGGAGCACATCGGCGGGTTCGTCGTCATCCAGGCCGACGACCTCGACGCCGCCCTCGACTGGGCCCGCAAGGCCACGCTGGCCACCACCCTGCCCATCGAAGTGCGGCCACTGCACGACTGA
- a CDS encoding dihydrofolate reductase family protein: protein MSKLTVINNISLDGVMQAPGRPDEDTRGGFEHGGWARPYNDPVLGKLMGAGMAEGGPLLLGRRTYEDFATFWPHQPDNPYTEALDNAHKYVATTTLAEPLPWRNSSTVTGDDVPALKERLTQPLTVLGSGELVRWLAVRDLVDEYVLIVHPLVLGSGRRMFADQAPRAAFELVDSTPTTTGVIVATYRRTR, encoded by the coding sequence ATGAGCAAGCTGACAGTGATCAACAACATCAGCCTCGACGGCGTGATGCAGGCCCCCGGGCGACCCGACGAGGACACCAGGGGCGGCTTCGAGCACGGCGGCTGGGCGCGACCGTACAACGACCCCGTGCTCGGCAAGCTCATGGGGGCGGGCATGGCCGAAGGCGGCCCCCTGCTGCTCGGCAGGCGCACCTACGAGGACTTCGCCACCTTCTGGCCGCACCAGCCCGACAACCCCTACACCGAGGCGCTCGACAACGCCCACAAGTACGTCGCCACCACGACGCTGGCCGAGCCCCTGCCGTGGAGGAACTCCAGCACCGTCACCGGCGACGACGTCCCCGCGCTCAAGGAGCGCCTCACCCAGCCGCTCACCGTCCTCGGCAGCGGCGAGCTGGTGCGCTGGCTGGCCGTCCGCGACCTCGTCGACGAGTACGTGCTCATCGTCCACCCGCTCGTCCTCGGCTCGGGCCGCAGGATGTTCGCCGACCAGGCCCCGCGCGCCGCCTTCGAGCTCGTCGACAGCACACCCACGACCACCGGCGTGATCGTCGCCACCTACCGGCGGACCCGATGA
- a CDS encoding saccharopine dehydrogenase family protein → MGAVLILGGYGAVGRQAAAELVRDRPGGTVIVAGRDPSAARPVPGTTAMRVDASDPADLDRALEGVEAVLMCAELDNAAVARACLERGVHYLDVTASHRLLEAIAELDELAVRRGATAVLSVGLVPGVTNLLVRHCVERSRTGRARVGVLLGSGERHGPAAIRWTLDGLGLLEESWTMRFPRPYGERTVHRFPFSDQYTLSATLGIDEVGTGLALDSRPLTALLAAARRPTVGRLLRRPKVREALVAALGRIHLGGDGFAVTVRSGQAGASFSGRLQSRATGLTAALLLLRLPGLPPGVRHIEQLVEPAEFLTELAAHGFDLDLGA, encoded by the coding sequence ATGGGTGCGGTCCTCATCCTCGGCGGATACGGCGCCGTCGGCAGGCAGGCGGCGGCGGAGCTGGTGCGCGACCGGCCCGGCGGCACCGTGATCGTGGCAGGGCGCGATCCCTCCGCGGCGCGGCCCGTGCCGGGGACCACCGCGATGCGCGTGGACGCCTCCGACCCCGCCGACCTCGACAGGGCGCTGGAGGGCGTCGAGGCGGTGCTGATGTGCGCCGAGCTCGACAACGCGGCCGTGGCCAGGGCGTGCCTGGAGCGGGGCGTCCACTACCTCGACGTCACCGCCTCCCACCGGTTGCTCGAGGCGATCGCAGAGCTCGACGAGCTGGCCGTACGGCGCGGCGCGACGGCCGTCCTCAGCGTCGGCCTGGTGCCCGGCGTCACCAACCTGCTGGTACGGCACTGCGTCGAACGCTCCCGCACCGGCCGGGCCCGCGTCGGCGTGCTCCTCGGCTCGGGCGAGCGGCACGGACCCGCCGCGATCCGCTGGACCCTTGACGGCCTCGGCCTGCTCGAGGAGTCGTGGACGATGCGCTTCCCCCGGCCGTACGGCGAGCGCACCGTCCACCGCTTCCCCTTCTCCGACCAGTACACGCTGTCGGCCACCCTCGGGATCGACGAGGTCGGCACCGGCCTGGCCCTCGACTCACGGCCGCTCACCGCGCTGCTGGCCGCCGCGCGCCGGCCCACCGTCGGCCGCCTGCTACGCCGCCCGAAGGTGCGTGAGGCACTTGTGGCGGCGCTCGGCCGGATCCACCTCGGTGGCGACGGGTTCGCGGTGACCGTACGGTCGGGTCAGGCCGGGGCATCCTTCAGCGGGCGGCTGCAGAGCCGCGCCACCGGGCTGACCGCCGCGCTGCTGCTGCTGCGGCTGCCCGGCCTGCCGCCAGGGGTGCGGCACATCGAGCAGCTGGTGGAGCCCGCCGAGTTCCTCACCGAGCTGGCCGCCCACGGCTTCGACCTGGACCTCGGCGCCTGA
- a CDS encoding FAD-dependent oxidoreductase: MTAHTEQANDGRRYDVVVVGGGAAGLSGALTLARARRSVLVIDAGQPRNAPAGHVHGYLAREGVPPAELLAAGRAEVTGYGGRIERGEVVSAERVGDGFRVTLADGSTVAAARLLVTTGLVDELPEVTGVAERWGREVLHCPYCHGWEARDQAIGVLATAGPLAVHQALLWRQWSGDVTVFLHTAGGLSDEEYAQLAARDISVVEGEVAALEVSDDRLTGVRLADGRVLPRQVVVVAPRFTARAGLLSGLGLEPTDQEMGGHVVGGYIAADPSGATATPGVWVAGNVASLTDQVIAAAAAGVRAGAAINADLVAEETRRAVAARRHHHAHAAQDVTEEEFWDGRYAESNQIWSGKPNAALVREVSDLAPGTALDLGCGEGGDAVWLAERGWRVTATDISRVALDRAAAHAAQAGVADRIDWQRHDLGVSFPDGAFDLVSAHFLHSPVDLPREKILRTAAAAVAPGGVLLVVGHVGFPSWEPGPHPDVHFPTPQEVLESLELQDGQWEVQRCEEYEREQPTPDGRPCTRTDNILRVRRMF, translated from the coding sequence ATGACCGCACACACTGAACAGGCGAATGACGGGCGGCGTTACGACGTCGTGGTGGTCGGCGGCGGCGCGGCGGGGCTCAGCGGCGCGCTCACCCTGGCACGGGCGCGACGCTCGGTCCTGGTGATCGACGCGGGACAGCCGCGCAACGCCCCCGCCGGGCACGTCCACGGGTACCTGGCCCGCGAGGGGGTCCCGCCGGCCGAGCTGCTGGCCGCCGGTCGCGCGGAGGTGACCGGCTACGGCGGCCGGATCGAGCGGGGCGAGGTCGTGTCGGCCGAGCGCGTGGGCGACGGCTTCCGCGTGACGCTCGCCGACGGGTCGACCGTCGCGGCCGCCAGGCTGCTGGTGACCACGGGGCTGGTCGACGAGCTGCCCGAGGTGACGGGCGTGGCCGAGCGCTGGGGGCGCGAGGTGCTGCACTGCCCGTACTGCCACGGCTGGGAGGCGCGCGACCAGGCGATCGGCGTCCTGGCCACGGCCGGGCCGCTGGCCGTACACCAGGCTCTGCTGTGGCGGCAGTGGAGCGGCGACGTGACCGTCTTCCTGCACACCGCGGGCGGGCTGAGTGACGAGGAGTACGCCCAGCTGGCCGCGCGCGACATCAGCGTGGTGGAGGGAGAGGTCGCGGCACTGGAGGTGAGCGACGACCGGCTCACCGGGGTTCGCCTGGCCGACGGCAGGGTGCTCCCCCGCCAGGTCGTGGTGGTGGCCCCGCGCTTCACCGCCCGCGCGGGCCTCCTGTCCGGGCTCGGCCTGGAGCCGACCGACCAGGAGATGGGCGGGCACGTGGTCGGCGGCTACATCGCCGCCGACCCCTCAGGAGCGACGGCGACGCCGGGCGTCTGGGTGGCGGGCAACGTGGCCAGCCTCACCGACCAGGTCATCGCCGCGGCCGCGGCAGGGGTCCGCGCGGGCGCGGCGATCAACGCCGACCTGGTGGCCGAGGAGACCCGCCGGGCCGTCGCGGCCAGGCGACACCACCACGCCCACGCCGCGCAGGACGTCACCGAGGAGGAGTTCTGGGACGGCCGTTACGCCGAGAGCAACCAGATCTGGAGCGGCAAACCGAACGCCGCCCTGGTGCGCGAGGTCTCGGACCTGGCGCCGGGCACCGCTCTCGACCTGGGATGCGGTGAAGGGGGCGACGCCGTCTGGCTCGCCGAGAGGGGATGGCGGGTGACCGCCACCGACATCTCCCGCGTCGCTCTCGACCGCGCCGCGGCCCACGCGGCGCAGGCGGGAGTGGCCGACCGCATCGACTGGCAGCGGCACGACCTCGGCGTGTCCTTCCCCGACGGCGCCTTCGACCTCGTCTCCGCCCACTTCCTGCACTCGCCGGTCGACCTGCCGCGGGAGAAGATCCTCAGGACGGCCGCCGCGGCCGTCGCCCCGGGCGGCGTCCTCCTGGTCGTCGGGCACGTGGGCTTCCCCTCATGGGAGCCGGGCCCGCACCCGGACGTCCACTTCCCCACCCCGCAGGAGGTCCTCGAGAGCCTGGAGCTGCAGGACGGACAGTGGGAGGTGCAGCGCTGCGAGGAGTACGAGCGGGAGCAGCCCACCCCCGACGGCCGTCCGTGCACCCGCACCGACAACATCCTCAGGGTCCGGCGGATGTTCTAG
- a CDS encoding HEAT repeat domain-containing protein gives MTMQKQDTDTIRASQGLEDSRSSVRLRAAMAVGTTPDPRFIDKLIERCAIEPEFHVRDTLTWALTRHSASMTVPELLKELRSECAQARSQALHTLSKIGDRQAWPAITRALLSDADDEVARSAWRAAVVLVPEGEEPELAAVLSTQLGRGEREMQLSLSRALVALGEVVVPTLRAAMTDLDPRVRAHAIATERLLRDPDAGFESAIEEAKRVVALGSTSKEE, from the coding sequence ATGACCATGCAGAAACAGGACACGGATACGATTCGAGCTTCCCAGGGGCTGGAGGACAGCCGCTCGTCAGTGCGGCTGCGGGCGGCGATGGCGGTCGGTACGACCCCTGACCCGCGGTTCATCGACAAGCTCATCGAACGATGCGCGATCGAACCCGAATTTCACGTGCGCGATACGCTGACGTGGGCACTCACCCGCCACTCAGCATCCATGACGGTTCCAGAGCTTCTCAAGGAACTCCGCTCGGAGTGTGCGCAGGCACGAAGCCAGGCGCTGCACACGCTGTCCAAGATCGGGGATCGGCAAGCGTGGCCGGCGATCACACGGGCGCTTCTGTCCGACGCCGACGATGAGGTGGCACGGAGCGCTTGGCGGGCAGCGGTCGTGCTCGTGCCCGAAGGCGAAGAGCCCGAGTTGGCCGCGGTGTTGTCGACACAGCTCGGGCGCGGCGAACGTGAGATGCAGCTGAGCCTCAGCCGGGCGCTGGTGGCGCTCGGTGAGGTGGTTGTGCCCACGCTGCGCGCCGCGATGACGGATCTCGACCCGCGCGTGCGCGCGCACGCGATCGCCACGGAACGGCTGTTGCGCGACCCAGATGCCGGATTCGAGTCCGCGATCGAGGAGGCCAAGCGCGTCGTAGCCCTCGGCAGCACCAGCAAGGAGGAGTGA
- a CDS encoding HEAT repeat domain-containing protein, whose translation MLIGDVARRSGVSARMLRHYDSLGLVRPTGRTDAGYREYSSEDIRRIFQIESLRSLGLSLREVRRALDDPGFTPSELVDDLIRQTRERIAAETELLTRLRRIDAVEPAGWEDVLQIVALLQALGSKSAGKRQRAALSSVEEVPVPVEVLVEAALSETDPNVAGALRWALAQSGDDGLALLAEGLGSPVAEVRKRAVQSIAEIPNGEATTLLQGALANPDIVVRRYAALALGARGVADAIPTLIDIVVEGTNDVDAADALSALASRPALADQIATRLVDRLAHGSVESSARRRLTQALADIPGTTASRALADLSHDEDRAVALTATYILGIRDAR comes from the coding sequence GTGTTGATCGGTGATGTGGCACGACGGTCCGGGGTCAGCGCCCGCATGCTCAGGCATTACGACTCGCTCGGCTTGGTGCGGCCAACGGGTCGTACCGACGCAGGTTATCGAGAGTACTCCAGCGAGGACATTCGGCGGATCTTCCAAATCGAGAGCCTGCGGTCATTGGGGCTGTCGCTACGTGAAGTCAGGCGCGCGCTCGATGATCCCGGCTTCACGCCCTCAGAGCTCGTCGACGACCTCATCCGCCAGACGCGAGAACGCATTGCGGCTGAGACGGAGCTGCTCACGCGACTGCGTCGGATCGACGCCGTAGAACCCGCCGGCTGGGAGGACGTCCTCCAGATCGTCGCACTCCTGCAGGCGTTGGGGTCAAAGAGCGCCGGTAAGCGCCAGCGCGCGGCCTTGTCCTCAGTCGAAGAGGTTCCGGTGCCAGTGGAAGTACTGGTCGAGGCAGCGCTGAGCGAGACGGACCCGAACGTCGCCGGAGCCCTTCGCTGGGCTTTGGCGCAATCGGGCGATGACGGCTTGGCGCTGCTGGCGGAGGGCCTCGGCTCACCGGTAGCCGAGGTGCGCAAACGTGCCGTCCAGTCCATCGCCGAGATTCCGAACGGTGAGGCGACCACACTGCTGCAGGGCGCCCTCGCGAACCCCGACATCGTGGTCCGCAGGTATGCAGCTCTGGCACTCGGGGCACGTGGAGTGGCCGACGCGATCCCGACGCTCATCGACATCGTCGTCGAGGGGACGAATGACGTCGATGCAGCCGACGCCCTGAGCGCGCTGGCGAGTCGTCCCGCGTTGGCGGATCAGATCGCTACCAGGCTCGTTGATCGCCTCGCCCACGGCAGCGTTGAATCGTCTGCACGTCGACGGCTGACACAGGCGCTCGCGGACATCCCCGGAACCACAGCGTCACGAGCCCTCGCAGATCTGTCACATGACGAAGACCGTGCCGTTGCGCTTACCGCGACATACATTCTCGGGATACGCGACGCACGATGA
- a CDS encoding zinc-dependent alcohol dehydrogenase family protein: protein MRGVVLHAPGDVRVEEIDDPKITAPTDAIIRLSASCVCGSDLWPFRGVEHVDRPMPMGHEYVGIVEEVGSEVKNVKPGQFVVGSFVASDGTCEICRAGYPSSCVDRVFMSQVGTQSGRALIPHADGTLVATPAMPDAELIPSLLAASDVLGTGWFGAVAAEAGPGKTVAVVGDGAVGLMAVLAAKQLGAERIIAISRHETRQKLAREFGGTDIVTERGDDGVAKVKELTAGMGAHSVVEAVGTQESMQQAIRSTRPGGHVGFVGVNHDVALSGEELFFAQVHLLGGPAPVRRFLPELIDLIWERKIDPGKVFDLTLPLEQAAEGYRAMDERRAIKALLTL, encoded by the coding sequence ATGCGTGGTGTAGTGCTGCACGCCCCCGGCGATGTCCGGGTGGAGGAGATCGACGACCCGAAGATCACCGCCCCGACGGATGCGATCATCCGGCTGTCGGCGTCCTGTGTCTGCGGCTCGGACCTGTGGCCCTTCCGCGGTGTCGAGCACGTCGATCGGCCCATGCCGATGGGGCACGAGTACGTCGGAATCGTCGAGGAGGTCGGCAGCGAGGTCAAGAACGTCAAGCCCGGCCAGTTCGTCGTCGGCTCCTTCGTCGCCTCCGACGGCACCTGCGAGATCTGCCGCGCGGGCTACCCCTCCTCCTGCGTCGACCGCGTGTTCATGTCCCAGGTCGGCACCCAGTCCGGACGGGCCCTGATTCCGCATGCCGACGGCACGCTCGTGGCCACTCCGGCGATGCCCGACGCGGAGCTGATCCCCAGCCTCCTGGCTGCCTCCGATGTGCTGGGCACCGGATGGTTTGGCGCGGTGGCCGCCGAGGCCGGCCCCGGCAAGACGGTCGCGGTCGTCGGCGACGGCGCGGTCGGCCTGATGGCGGTGCTGGCCGCCAAGCAGCTGGGCGCCGAGCGCATCATCGCCATCAGCCGCCACGAGACGCGCCAGAAGCTGGCCCGAGAGTTCGGCGGCACCGACATCGTCACCGAGCGAGGTGACGACGGCGTGGCCAAGGTCAAGGAACTGACCGCAGGGATGGGCGCCCACTCGGTCGTCGAGGCGGTCGGCACCCAGGAGTCGATGCAGCAGGCCATCCGCTCCACCCGCCCCGGTGGCCACGTGGGTTTCGTGGGCGTCAACCACGACGTCGCTCTCAGCGGGGAGGAACTCTTCTTCGCCCAGGTCCATCTGCTCGGCGGCCCCGCCCCGGTGCGCCGGTTCCTGCCCGAGCTGATCGATCTGATCTGGGAACGGAAGATCGACCCGGGCAAGGTCTTCGACCTCACCCTGCCGTTGGAGCAGGCCGCCGAGGGATACCGGGCCATGGACGAGCGTCGGGCCATCAAGGCCCTGCTCACCCTCTGA
- a CDS encoding TetR/AcrR family transcriptional regulator, with protein sequence MACVAREAGVGKATLSRCFATREDLINAVFADRMDAYAAGVAEALADPDPWHGFTGFIQAVYAMGR encoded by the coding sequence ATGGCCTGCGTCGCCCGCGAGGCCGGCGTCGGCAAGGCCACCCTGTCCCGGTGCTTCGCTACCCGCGAGGACCTCATCAACGCGGTCTTCGCCGACCGCATGGACGCCTACGCCGCCGGCGTCGCCGAAGCCCTGGCCGACCCTGACCCCTGGCACGGCTTCACCGGCTTCATCCAAGCGGTGTACGCCATGGGCCGCTGA